In Quercus robur chromosome 10, dhQueRobu3.1, whole genome shotgun sequence, a genomic segment contains:
- the LOC126702537 gene encoding UDP-glycosyltransferase 89B2-like: MSITTTATGAHILVYTYPASGHIIPLLDLTHRLLRRGHTVTVVVLPTNHPLLQPLLSLHPSSLHPLVLPAPERPTPSWKSRMAKDQARRDLHYPLLLNWFHSHLSPPIAIISDFFLGWTHHLAKQLGLPRVVFSPSGASGLSVLFSLWRDLPKNEDPADMNFQVLFPRIPNSPVYPWWQLPHRYKNSKEGDPDWEFNKNNMLDNFASWGLVINSFTELERVYLEHLRTEFGHDQVWSVGPLLPLEDDVIGSSNRGGSSSIPCEQVMTWLDSRPDSSVVYVCFGSRTTLNTKQMEVLVSALDQSGVQFIFCVRGLDDRHVGLDDDLGVIPDGFEDHVEGRGLVIKGWAPQVAILRHRAVGVFLTHCGWNSALEGIIAGVVMLTWPMGAEQFANAKLLVDELGVGIRVGENVENIPESSELARLLVESVSATRPERVRVKGLSDASLGAIKGGSLDKDLDEFVERLTR; encoded by the coding sequence ATGTCCatcaccaccaccgccaccggTGCACACATCCTTGTTTACACCTACCCAGCCTCAGGCCACATCATACCGCTCCTCGATCTCACCCACCGATTACTCCGCCGCGGTCACACCGTCACCGTTGTAGTCCTCCCCACCAACCACCCTTTGCTCCAACCCCTCCTATCTCTCCACCCTTCTTCACTCCACCCCTTAGTTCTCCCAGCTCCTGAACGTCCCACTCCCTCATGGAAAAGTCGCATGGCCAAGGACCAAGCCAGGCGTGACCTTCACTACCCACTTCTCCTCAACTGGTTCCATTCTCACCTCTCTCCCCCCATAGCTATTATCTCCGATTTCTTCCTCGGCTGGACCCACCACCTCGCTAAACAACTCGGCTTGCCACGTGTCGTCTTCTCTCCCTCCGGTGCTTCTGGCTTGTCAGTTCTTTTCTCACTATGGCGTGACTTACCCAAAAATGAAGATCCTGCAGATATGAATTTTCAGGTCTTGTTTCCTAGAATCCCGAATTCCCCAGTTTACCCTTGGTGGCAACTCCCTCATCGGTATAAAAATAGTAAGGAAGGAGACCCAGATTGGgaattcaacaaaaacaacatgCTCGATAATTTCGCTAGCTGGGGTTTGGTTATCAACTCGTTCACTGAGTTGGAGCGAGTTTACTTGGAGCATTTGAGGACCGAATTCGGGCACGATCAAGTCTGGTCTGTGGGCCCGTTACTGCCTCTGGAAGATGATGTGATTGGATCGTCTAACAGAGGTGGGTCCAGCTCAATTCCATGTGAACAAGTGATGACGTGGCTAGATTCGCGACCTGACAGTTCCGTTGTCTATGTTTGCTTCGGGAGTCGTACAACGTTGAATACTAAACAAATGGAAGTGTTGGTTTCGGCTTTGGACCAAAGTGGGGTccagtttattttttgtgtgaggGGCTTGGATGATCGACACGTGGGTTTGGATGATGATCTTGGTGTGATTCCAGATGGGTTTGAAGATCATGTGGAGGGTAGGGGTTTGGTGATTAAAGGATGGGCCCCACAAGTGGCTATACTGAGGCATCGAGCTGTGGGTGTGTTCTTGACTCACTGTGGATGGAACTCGGCGTTGGAAGGGATCATTGCTGGCGTGGTGATGCTGACGTGGCCAATGGGTGCAGAGCAGTTTGCAAATGCCAAATTATTGGTTGATGAACTAGGTGTGGGAATTCGAGTTGGTGAGAACGTAGAGAACATTCCTGAGTCTAGTGAGTTAGCTCGCCTATTGGTGGAGTCGGTGAGTGCAACAAGACCGGAGAGGGTGCGAGTCAAAGGGCTTAGTGATGCGTCTTTGGGTGCGATCAAAGGAGGGAGCTTGGATAAAGATTTGGATGAGTTTGTGGAGAGGCTAACTAGGTGA
- the LOC126702725 gene encoding UDP-glycosyltransferase 89B2-like: protein MSTTTTTTTTTTTGAHILAYAYPASGHIIPLLDLTHQLLRRGLTVTVVVIPTNLPLLQPLLSLHPSTLHPLVLPAPEPPTPSWKSRMAKDQAMRDLHHPFLLNWFHSHISPPIAIISDFFLGWTYHLAKQLGLPRVVFSPSGAFGLSVLFSLWRDLPKNEDPEDMNFQVLLPKIPNSQIYPWRQLPNQYKNCKEGDPDWEFSKNNMLDNFASWGLVVNSFTELERVYLDHLRTELGHDRVWAVGPLLPLVDDVVGSSSRGGSSSIPCEQVMAWLNSRNDNSVVYVCFGSRTTLNTKQMDVLVSALEQSGVEFILCVRGLDERHVGVIPDGFEDRVEGRGLVIKGWAPQVAILKHRAVGAFLTHCGWNSVLEGITAGVVMLTWPMGSDQFTNARLLVDQLGVGIRVGENIENIPEPSKLAHLLVESVSATRLERVRVKELSDAALGSIKGGSSDKDLDEFVERLPRCCQN, encoded by the coding sequence AtgtccaccaccaccaccaccaccaccaccaccaccaccggtgCACACATCCTTGCTTACGCCTACCCAGCCTCAGGCCACATCATACCGCTCCTCGACCTCACACACCAATTACTCCGCCGCGGCCTCACCGTCACTGTTGTAGTCATCCCCACCAACCTCCCTTTGCTCCAACCCCTCCTTTCTCTCCACCCTTCTACACTCCACCCCTTAGTTCTCCCAGCTCCTGAACCTCCCACTCCCTCATGGAAAAGTCGCATGGCCAAGGACCAAGCCATGCGTGATCTTCACCATCCATTTCTCCTCAACtggttccattctcacatttCACCCCCCATAGCTATAATCTCCGATTTCTTCCTCGGCTGGACCTACCACCTCGCTAAACAACTCGGCTTGCCACGTGTCGTTTTCTCTCCCTCCGGTGCTTTTGGCTTGTCAGTTCTTTTCTCACTATGGCGTGACTTACCCAAAAATGAAGATCCTGAAGATATGAATTTTCAGGTCTTGTTACCTAAAATCCCGAATTCCCAAATTTACCCTTGGCGGCAACTCCCTAATCAGTATAAAAACTGTAAAGAAGGAGACCCAGATTGGGAATTTAGCAAAAACAACATGCTTGATAATTTCGCTAGCTGGGGTTTGGTTGTCAACTCGTTCACTGAGTTGGAGCGAGTGTACTTGGATCATTTGAGGACCGAACTCGGGCACGATCGAGTCTGGGCTGTGGGCCCGTTATTGCCTCTTGTAGATGACGTGGTTGGATCCTCTAGCAGAGGTGGTTCCAGCTCAATACCATGTGAACAAGTGATGGCGTGGTTAAATTCGCGAAATGACAACTCCGTTGTTTATGTATGCTTTGGGAGTCGTACAACGTTGAATACTAAACAAATGGATGTGTTGGTTTCAGCTTTGGAGCAAAGTGGGGTCGAGTTTATTTTGTGTGTGAGGGGCTTGGATGAGCGGCATGTGGGTGTGATTCCTGATGGGTTTGAAGATCGTGTGGAGGGTAGGGGTTTGGTGATTAAAGGATGGGCTCCACAAGTGGCTATACTGAAGCACCGAGCTGTGGGTGCATTCTTGACTCACTGTGGGTGGAACTCGGTGTTGGAAGGGATCACTGCTGGGGTGGTGATGCTGACATGGCCAATGGGTTCAGATCAGTTCACGAATGCAAGACTACTGGTTGATCAGCTAGGCGTGGGAATTCGAGTTGGTGAGAATATAGAGAATATTCCTGAGCCCTCAAAGTTAGCTCATCTATTGGTGGAGTCGGTGAGTGCAACAAGGCTAGAGAGAGTCCGAGTTAAGGAGCTTAGTGATGCAGCTTTGGGTTCGATCAAAGGAGGGAGCTCGGATAAAGATTTGGATGAGTTTGTGGAGCGACTACCTAGGTGTTGCCAAAATTAG
- the LOC126702591 gene encoding uncharacterized protein LOC126702591, with protein MASIRFTSFIVMLILLHVRETSAQTKALGEVPVTDKSSLPTDKKSPVNVEKETYDVVLAPADVGNARLRGRKMMIKRVLGIVKEEGLKGEDSKNIKGAVPSVGNCNHEGKGVLNVNCKLRKRGPKPVDVKMAGFVAFNADYHVPRSHPPKNN; from the exons ATGGCGTCCATAAGGTTCACTAGCTTtatagtcatgttaattttGCTACATGTAAGAGAGACTAGCGCACAAACTAAAG ctctcGGCGAGGTACCAGTAACAGATAAAAGTTCGCTTCCAACAGACAAAAAGAGTCCTGTGAATGTGGAAAAG GAAACCTATGATGTTGTTCTAGCCCCGGCTGACGTTGGAAATGCAAGACTTAGAGGAAGGAAAAtgatgattaaaagagttttgggaaTAGTGAAAGAGGAGGGTTTGAAAGGAGAGGATTCTAAGAATATTAAAGGTGCAGTCCCTTCTGTTGGGAACTGTAACCATGAAGGGAAGGGAGTTCTGAATGTAAATTGTAAATTGAGAAAAAGAGGTCCTAAACCAGTGGATGTCAAAATGGCAGGTTTTGTAGCTTTCAATGCTGATTATCATGTCCCAAGATCTCATCCACCTAAGAATAATTGA